In one Brienomyrus brachyistius isolate T26 chromosome 5, BBRACH_0.4, whole genome shotgun sequence genomic region, the following are encoded:
- the LOC125742388 gene encoding protein ELFN1-like produces MTPGSRTAFHGGVVMSAFCWWAALLLFFQTTGVRGDCWLIEGEKGFVWLAICSQNQPPYESIPQHINSTIVDLRLNENKIKSIHYSSLSRFGNLTYLNLTKNEITYIEDGAFSAQFNLQVLQLGFNKLRNLTEGILRGLGKLQYLYLQANLIETVTPNAFWECPNIENIDLSMNRIQQLDGAIFTGLSKLTTCELYTNPFNCSCELLSFLRWLSVFPNRTNERMVCDSPPGYSGYSLLSQNPNMPTFRNAFHALSTVCTDEYVTLYITGTPDTTTLSPYSTPCGLEDCSSGTEPEETINIITPYIDPDVKPIMKLKQVTHTSANILVQIPHPFKKMYILVLYNNSFFTDIQNLKNQREEIELKNLKAHTEYTYCVASIRNSLRFNHTCLTISTGLKSEKGNGSDNSSTATHYIMTILGCLFGMVIVLGMVYYCLRKKRHQDEKHKKAGNMKKNIIELKYGSELEGGTISQMSQKQIMAGESVPRMPYLPSSGEMEQYKLQEISEIPKTAKGNYIEVRTGEQADHRECDISIAGNNQGSVAEISTIAKEVDKVNQIINNCIDALKSESTSFQGVKSGAVSTAEPQLVLISDQPQGKTGFLSPVYKDTYHHPVQRHHSMEATPKRSSTSSSGSIRSPRSFRSEGAYKSEAKYIEKTSPKAESIVKITPAAAILRAEAEKIRQYSEHRHSYSGSHQLEQLEGPGSRKPSILEPLTRSRARDLAYSQLSPQYHNLSYSSSPEYCKPSQSIWERFKLHRKRHKEEEYVAAGHALRKKVQFAKDEDLHDILDYWKGVSAQQKS; encoded by the coding sequence ATGACCCCCGGATCACGGACGGCTTTCCACGGGGGCGTGGTCATGAGTGCCTTTTGCTGGTGGGCGGCGCTGCTCCTTTTCTTTCAAACAACCGGGGTCAGGGGGGACTGCTGGCTGATCGAGGGAGAAAAGGGATTCGTATGGCTGGCGATCTGCAGCCAAAACCAGCCGCCTTACGAGTCTATACCACAGCACATCAACAGCACCATTGTGGACCTACggcttaatgaaaacaagatcaAAAGCATCCACTACTCCTCCCTGAGTCGCTTTGGTAACCTGACATACTTAAATCTAACCAAGAATGAGATTACGTATATAGAAGATGGGGCGTTTTCTGCTCAGTTCAACCTACAGGTCCTTCAGCTGGGCTTCAACAAGCTACGGAATCTGACCGAAGGGATTCTGCGGGGTTTGGGCAAATTACAGTATCTCTACCTCCAGGCCAATCTGATTGAAACCGTGACACCCAATGCCTTTTGGGAATGTCCCAACATTGAAAACATTGACCTTTCGATGAACCGGATCCAGCAGTTGGACGGGGCGATTTTCACTGGTCTGAGCAAGCTGACCACTTGTGAGCTCTACACAAACCCTTTCAATTGCTCCTGCGAGCTCCTGAGCTTCCTCAGGTGGCTATCCGTTTTTCCCAACAGGACAAATGAACGCATGGTGTGCGACTCTCCTCCAGGATACTCTGGCTACAGTCTGCTAAGCCAGAATCCGAACATGCCCACCTTTCGTAATGCCTTCCACGCACTCTCGACGGTGTGCACGGATGAGTATGTCACTCTGTATATCACGGGAACTCCGGACACCACTACCCTCTCGCCGTACTCCACTCCTTGCGGACTGGAGGACTGCTCATCCGGAACCGAACCCGAAGAAACTATAAACATTATCACACCGTACATCGATCCTGATGTGAAACCCATCATGAAGCTGAAGCAGGTGACACACACCAGTGCCAACATTCTCGTTCAGATCCCACATCCGTTCAAGAAAATGTATATCTTGGTTCTTTACAATAACAGCTTCTTCACTGATATCCAAAATCTGAAGAATCAACGAGAGGAAATTGAGTTGAAAAACCTGAAGGCCCACACTGAGTATACCTACTGCGTTGCTTCCATTCGTAATTCTCTGCGATTCAACCACACTTGTCTGACAATCTCTACGGGACTCAAAAGTGAAAAGGGGAATGGATCGGATAACAGTTCTACAGCCACACACTATATCATGACAATCCTGGGTTGTCTCTTTGGCATGGTGATTGTTTTAGGCATGGTTTACTACTGCTTGCGAAAGAAACGGCACCAGGACGAAAAGCACAAAAAGGCAGGCAACATGAAGAAAAACATAATCGAACTTAAGTACGGTAGTGAACTGGAAGGTGGGACCATCTCCCAGATGTCCCAAAAGCAGATAATGGCTGGTGAGAGCGTGCCGCGGATGCCATATTTACCGTCCAGTGGTGAAATGGAACAGTACAAACTGCAGGAAATCAGTGAAATCCCTAAAACAGCCAAGGGGAATTACATAGAGGTACGCACCGGAGAGCAGGCCGACCACAGAGAATGTGATATATCCATAGCTGGGAACAACCAAGGCTCAGTGgcagaaatctccacaattgcGAAAGAGGTTGACAAAGTGAACCAGATTATAAACAACTGTATAGATGCCCTGAAATCAGAATCCACGTCTTTTCAAGGAGTGAAGTCGGGAGCTGTATCCACCGCAGAACCCCAGCTAGTACTCATATCAGACCAGCCACAGGGCAAAACGGGTTTCCTGTCTCCTGTCTACAAAGACACTTACCACCACCCTGTGCAGAGGCACCACAGCATGGAGGCCACTCCCAAGCGGTCCAGCACCTCCTCCAGTGGCTCCATACGGAGCCCCAGGTCATTCCGCTCTGAGGGAGCCTACAAGTCAGAGGCCAAGTACATCGAGAAGACGTCGCCCAAGGCTGAGAGCATCGTGAAGATCACACCGGCCGCTGCCATCCTGAGAGCGGAGGCGGAGAAGATACGGCAGTACAGCGAGCACCGGCACTCCTACTCAGGCTCCCATCAGCTCGAGCAGCTGGAGGGGCCTGGCAGTCGGAAGCCATCCATCCTGGAGCCCCTGACACGATCGCGCGCCAGAGATCTCGCCTACTCCCAGCTCTCACCGCAGTATCACAACCTGAGCTATTCTTCCAGTCCCGAGTACTGCAAACCATCCCAGAGCATCTGGGAGCGCTTCAAACTCCACCGCAAGCGCCACAAAGAGGAGGAGTACGTGGCGGCGGGGCACGCCTTGCGCAAAAAAGTCCAGTTCGCTAAGGATGAGGacttgcatgacattttagactACTGGAAAGGCGTTTCAGCTCAGCAGAAATCTTGA